GATCCTCCCATTGAAAGAACAACAACATGTGATAATACAAGACAAAAACACACAGACAAACACATGTATTGCCAGTGAACTCAAATGCGAAATAGCAATTCTGTCGACAACCTAACATACACTCAAATTGACAGCACTAGAACTGCTAGCTATAAATAACAATCACCACTTTACAAGCCCCTGCCAACATGCCTATCGAAAATCCCATTTGAAATAACAAAATGTCTATCAACCATACTATTTTTATAGATTGGACGGTTGACACAATTGAAGAAGATAACCAAATCATTTTATTGCTTCTCTATTTTATCTTCTCACGCCAAATGGACAAGCAATACAAGCTCTTCCAACAAACAGCAACCAATTCacccgcaacggatcttctgtcccatacCCTGTGCCACTAtctgtcccattttttattatattgctatttttcctacataaacatcatgttttagtttttttttttttttgtttccttaacattcaataactattaattgaataaaaaataaataaaataggttcaaaaaagtaatatataatagaaaattaaaaatacagtagaaaattcattaaaaaatctcatttttttatgcattttgattttttgagtttgttaaattttgtgtattccttagttaatagttattgaatgttaaggaaacaaaaaagaactaaaacatgatgtttatgtaggagaaataacaatataataaaaaatgggacaAAGAATGGCACAAAatatgggacagaagatccgttgcgcaaTTCACCTATGAAATAAGTGTGGCTTTCAAAAGATTAGTAGGTCCAGGACTCATCAACCCACACCCTGAATTCCAGGCAATAAATTGGCTTCAATCTCTTATAACACAATATCCCCCTGCAGAATCAATAGCAAGTatgttatctttcttttctaCTGCTCTTACCGCTTTTAACATGCTAAACTTAtataaaatttttgggtcccTTCAATTTAAACCATTTGTTTCGTGTTTATTTATCCGTAGACGATATTGGACAAACACTACTACTGATCATTCTCCGCAATGGAAATCGCACTTGGTTCATCAAACTTGATACAAGCTTTAACCTGTCTGGTTGGACAAAATTCATCAGCTTGAAGACGGATCAATGCTACACTTTTCTCACATTGGCAGCATGGTCTTTAGAGTAAGCAtatatggaaaaaaaataattgtcTTATTGAGTACCCACCACACAAACTTAGAGCTCAAAAACAAACACTGCCAAGTCCATCCAAAAAAAGAACAACGACATTATTTATCACAAAACCTATTTACATATAaccaagacaaaaaaaaaaaaaaaagtacatacATTGTAATTACCACTACATTTAatgaaaaaataacaaataaaactcTAACAAAATATTTTACAAACTTCACGCTGAATAcacaatacaaaaaaaattgatttccaACAAATATACACTACTTAATTAAATGCACACCAAACCGACAAACCCAACCATAAAAAAAAGCCACCCAAACTAATAAAACTTCAACAGAAAATCACACAAAAACCAACACTGCTTCcattaaattatataaaatttaataatGAACAACtacaacaaacaaaaataattcatagacatacacaaaaaaaatacaatccacAACCCCTAACACCACCTAGTACTGCTAATATGCCTACAACTACTACTACTAACATTACAGAATTGATCCCATGTACAACTTATTGTATTAATTAATAGATCAATGACACGTGGCCAAACCTAACAAATCAATTAACACTAGGTTGATTTATATTTTTCTACAGTTTCTAGTACGGCGTGCTCGGATGTAAACTGAGCTGTACCACAAAATACATAAAGAAGTAGTATTTTCATGTTTcagagaaggaaagaaaacaagatGGCGAACTGGAAAGAAAGATGCTGCTATGGAGAGGTGTTTCCTTTCACGGCAATGGTTACGGTCGAGTGTGTCAGTGTTGGCTTGAGCACCATCTTCAAAGCAGCCACCTTGAAGGGTTTGAATTATCGTGTCTTCATGTTATATTCCAATGGGCTTTCAGCTCTTATCCTCCTCCCCCTTTGCTTCTTCTTCCACAGGTAATCTCAATTACAAGCCTTCTTGATTTCCCTCTTCCTGTATATTTAaacatattcattttttttttatttgcaaatCTTGACAGGAAATCTCGGCTTCCTCCGTTGACTTTTGGTCTCCTTGCTAGATTTTTCTTCCTCGGGATTCTCGGGTATATACAGATACACACACATGTATGTCAAGCTCTCTGATATGAATCATGATTATGTTCTTTTACCTTGGAATCAATGTTTCAGCTTTCTAGGTCAATTTCTTGGAAGCAAAGGAATCGAGTACAGTACTCCAACACTGGCTTCTGCTATGTCCAACCTTACCCCAGCTTGCACTTTTATCCTGGCAGTGCTCCTAAGGtccttttatattttctttttttttttagcttaacTATTGTCAACACTCATTATGCCTGCTTTGGAGCAAGCAGGACATAAAAACTGATTTTCGACATTAAAGTCCTAAATTCTCTAACGAAGACTAAATTTGAGGTGACACCTAACGAGTGCTCGTTGAATAACATGATATATGGTTTAGTACTCAACTCAAGGCTTCAatgtctctctcttttttttttttcctttcttttggttTTACAAATTATAGATGAACTAGACCAATAGTGCATGTCATGAACAGGATGGAAAAGCTAAAAGTCAAAAGCTTGAGCAGCCAAGTTAAGGTAATGGGGAGTGTAATAACGATTGCAGGAGCCCTAGTGGTGGTTCTGTACAAAGGCCCTGTTCAGATGAGGAGCCCTACATCTTCAGCTTCTGTTTTTGCACAACAGCCAGCACTGGTCAATGTCACCACTGCGGCTGAGCAATCGGATTGGATCAAAGGTGGTGCGCTTCTCGCTGCCGACTATGTGATAGCCTCCGTTTGGTATATCTATCAGGTAAAGGATTGTAGAAAACTACGAATGGTGTCTGAATTTGCCGTTAGACTATCAAATTTCGACAATGGTTTGGAGAAACCGAGatgaaaaaaataagagaaaggaaaaaaaggtttTATAGGATTCAAGCAACTGCGATCTCAAGCTGAGCCATCTTTAGGGCCGTGTCAAAATTTGTCTTTTAAAACATTgaaatttattaattttgttcCACAATTGCACCCCCTTGAATTTCTgaaacttctttttttccttcaccATTGCCCCCGTCAATTCTTGAAACCTTTGCAATCGTCCCCTACTTTTAAAAGGTGGTATATTAaaatgacaagaaaaaaaaaaaagtaccacATGAAACAAAATGAGAAGTCCTCGAGACTCAATTTAATTGGTAGGGACGTTAGCCAAGTAACCACGAGATAACTCATTTCACTTTCAAACACTTGCATTTTTTACTTCCCCTGGTAAGAGTTGGAGTCTCTCATtagaccaaaaaaataaaatgaaataaaatactaattttcaagaCTTTTCCTGCATAAGAATGAATATATAGGCTTCATTTGGAAACTCATTGACTAGTACTGCATTATATATTGTTGAAAATACTTAGTTGTATGGTTGCGACGAGTGTTAATACCCTAAAACTCTTTACCATATTGTAAAAATGGATGTAACTGGCATGCTGTTTTTTATTAGACCTatacattatatttggaattatTGCCTAAGTTTTGTACTTACTCTTCCTAACTTTAGGATCTTCACTCCACTATTTTCAGACCAAGGCTATCGTGGATTACCCGGCAGAACTAGTTGTGGTTTTCTTCTACAACCTATCATGCGCGATCCTAGCAATACCGGTTTGTTTAATCGGGATACCAAATTCAAGTGCATGGAATATACTGAAACCTGATGTGCGGTTGTACTCAGTGGTGTATGCAGTAAGCACGTACACCTAATTTATTTCACTAGAATTCCAGACTAGAATATAAGCAGCTTGCTAATCAAATTCGCAATCAACTGTCCATATAACTAGTTAGAATCCAATTCaaatatagttgattcactcaataatttttatttttctagggTGTAATGGGATCAGGCTTCGGACTTCTTGTTCATACCCGGTGCTTACATGTAAAGGGACCTGTATATGTAGCTTTATTTAGGCCGTTATCGATAGCCATTGCTGCAGTGATGGGATTCATTTTTCTTGGCGATAACTTCTACATTGGAAGGTACGTATCTGTTGAATACGATCAAGAAAAACATAGTACTTACTTATGCACTCAGTGTAAGTATGCATGGAATTTGTTACGATTATACGGTTATTGtacttaaaatattatttgatgtATACTAATATGGCCTTGTTCATTTGTACTAACTCAACGCATGAGATCAACAAGGTATTTAAGTGTACATTAAATCTTCAATAAATATATCCAACGAATACAGTCATATATACAAAATCCCATCTCCACCTAtatcagtcatatatacaaAATCCCATCTCCACCTATACATACATCCTTATCATATGTTTAAGGTTTCATATCAACTATTTTGGAATAATATTTACTCAAATTGCAGCTTGATCGGATCCTTGATCATATCTCTTGGGTTTTACATGTTGATATGGGCAAAAGCTCAAGAAGTTAATGGAGAGAGATCACCTGAAGGTAAGTTTGTGGCATCCTCGAGCGCAAATGCTCCATTATTAGAGCAATACGATGATTCAAGAAATGAAGAACGTGAGCCCTTAACTGCTtgaacaatcaaatgcttttacTTTGCGAACTGGTTGTCTACTCCTACCTTTTGACTTGTTTAGAGATTTTTTGAGATTTCTAATGGGATTTAAAAAAGGTGATTTCTTGGGGTCAAAAAAAGGAGATTTCTTGAGATCTTGGGCAAACATGTTGATAGCTTTTGTGTGTTTTCACGACAGCTGTGCGTGTAAAATTAATATTGTATGTGCTCCATTCCATGTAATTCTTTTCACATTTTAAGCCTaatgtaatatattttataatttgctGACTACTAACATGTGCTAACTGAGTAGATCTTTTTTATGTACTACTAGGGGCAAACCCCGCGCCATGAGCGCGACCTTGGAGCTAGCTTATGAatacttttttttctcttaaatATTTAGCACATAAATGGTATTTGAATTTGTAGAACAATGTTGTACTACAAACTTGTAGAAATGTATTCAAAGATACAAGCTTGAAAAATTGACCTTAGAAGTTTTGCTCTTAGTTTTTAAACACATCGGCTGGATGGTTAAAACTATGTAATTTGTTGGTTTTCTCGTGTTTTCGCTATAGTTGTGGTTTTTATACTCTATTTATCTCTTTGCTAATGCCAGTTTTTACTTCTTAATTTGGTATCTCAACATAAGAGATGCGTTTTGAAAGTAAACGCTAAATATTGCTATCCCACCTGTTGTAGCATTGAAAAGTAATTTTTACGAACGCCAATATATCCAAAAATTTTAATCTGACATTTATATTGCAAATTCGCCTACAGCAACCTTATCTAACCGCAATAATTACTTGTTTGTATACAAAGTTGGGTTCTCAAAAAGGACCAGAGGCAGGAACGGTTATACATTTTGCATAGCGCGTAACTTTATTTTCACACGGCATAACTTTGTTTGCACAACGTGTaattttagaataaatttttgtgagtcTCACACACGTTGTTAAAAATGAGGTACAAAAAGTGATTTGGACCATGCAAATTTTTGGAGCCAAATCTTAGCCATGAACAGTTTAGGGACGATCCACCTGATGACCGTCCCTGTCCCGTATCCTCTCAAAAATGCCTATTATATTAGGctgaagggtttttttttttttttttttttttttttttgggagcatTAGGACGAAGGGAGCCGACCATAAAAGCACCATAGAATTGCAAACATACTTGTAGCAAGAACTATAGGTTGGTCCGTCGGGGGTCATCTAGTACCAAAAGCTAATCGATAAGTGAAGATTCTAAAGAGTAGGCGTTGTCAGAAAGAAATTATGGAGATAGAATAAGAAGAGAAAGTGGCAATTAGTCCTGAAGctccccccccaaaaaaaaaaaaaaaaaggcttcaaGATGGACTTGAAACCAATAAAATCACGAAGATGTATCTACACCGCATTTACCAAGGAGAAGGGGGCGGTGGGGTGATTAGGGATTCGAGGGGAAAACTCATTATTGCTTTTGCGGATTCTTTTGGCTCTCTGGATTCCCTGCAGGCTGAGGCTCGGGCTCTCTTGTTAGGGCTTCAGCTGGGGTGCAGCTTAGGGATTTCGCAGATGTTGGTTGAATCTGATTGCTTGGTCTTAGTCAATTGTTTAAAGGGGGTTTGGGGGTTCCTGTGGTGATTCGGCCAGTTGTTCGTGCTGTTCGTCTACTTGCTTCTGCTGGCCATCAGTTTGGTCATTGCTTCCGGGAGGGGAACATGGTGGCGGACTCGCTTGCAACGTTTGGGGTGGAGTGTGGCTCTCGATCTATTTTCACGTCAGCGTCTCAGTTGCCCCTGCGCTCCAGGGGGCTCTTAGCTCTGGACATGCAGAATTTCTGTAGTTTTCGTTTTTCTCTTAGGATGTAGGGCTCTGGATGATTCCTTGGCGTTGTGttctggttttctttttttgatgaataaaacagattattactaaaaaaaaaaaacaaaaaaaaagataattatgATAAACTGTTGTAACACAAGTCAAGCTAAATAATAATTTATTACAAAATTAAACAGAATTTGAAAACTGTAATTATTTAGACCTTTTCCATTGATAGAAAATTGTGTAAGATAACCATTCAACTTTGCTGATGGAAAATCCATTCAGTCTATCATGCTCATAATGACTTTAGCTATGGGTCTGGCCTCACGATCAATGTAGATAAATCCCCAGAATTCTCTTCTCCCCCAAATTCCTTGGCAAGTATCTGGAATTTCCTTTCTTTAACTCGAGATCATCCAAAGATCATTTCACTCAGTGAAGCCCCTTATTTTTAAAGGTTGAAAAGCAAATCACTCTTATTTTTTGCCAGAGGAAGGCAATCGTTCAACAGATTAATTGGTCTATCCTTGTGTATTTCACTCAGTGAAGCCCCTCCCCATGAACAAATGAACTTCCTTGGGGGATCTACCTGTGAAAGGAGAAAACTTCATTTGATAGGATGGTTAGTTGGTTACCATAACCTTGAAAGAagtatgttaaaaaaaaaaaaaaaaaaaaacttgaaagaAGTTTAATATTCAAGCTAGGACTATTTTAAATCCACATTCGATGACTGGCTACCATTAATTACTTTGTTTACCTGCACCACTTATGAATGTATGCTATTTAAATTTCATTTCTGTCCACCTGCAATAGTTACGCTTTTAATTCACGTTCTGGGAATCTTGACAAGCATCTTATGTTTCTTGGCTCCAATGGTTGTCATTTGACAACGAATTAACAAGCATAACATTTCTGACAACCTACCAGACATTTCTGACAACttcattttattaaatttttttaatgtgcAACTTTATTGTTCTTATAAATGTATTTCTAAGGATCGTGCAGGTCGGGTGCTCTTACTTTAAAGGATACTTTAAAGGATTTGGTTGATCCAACctatatatatttatgacaATGGATCTCCTGCATTAGGGTATAACTTCTATGTTACACGTTCTAATGTATATTGATGCTTATATTTCttaaattattataataatacTTTTAATTAGatttaacttttgaaaagaaCGTgtgtcaatatatatatatataaatatataatatgaaTGTTATACATTAGTGTATAATAGAGGATCCATAGCCTACGTTTGGGGATCTAAGTGCTCCTTCCATCGGCAGCTGCTTGTTGACGGGTATTTAGTAGAACAAGGTTGAACCATGGGTATCCGTTCATACCAATTGCATGAAAAACGCAATAGAAAATGCTCTTTAAAAAATATTGATGAAACGtggttacaatttttttttttttttggatgaaacgTGGTTACAATACGAAAAACTAAATAAACCAATTACAAAAATTGACAATTACACAATATAAGGAGGTTTACACTTTGCCCCCTCTCTGAATTTGGGGCTTATTTGTACTTCGACCATTAAAGGCTTGTTTTGACTGATTTCTTGGACTTGTTTTTAACTTAAAATTTTGGGATACtttcagaaacctcctctaaggtttctaacaattgtAGAGATCTCCTCTCAATTTTATTaaattacacctacctcccttgcttttaccgtgtatataataatataggtccaaaaaactatattttttttctcaaaaatcctaaactaccctttttgtacaaaaattaTTTTGCCAATTACTTTCTTCCATATCTCAAGCAAACCCACTATACTAACAAACAAGCCTAACAAATAGTCTAATTCCAAATTCTAAATCCAAGTAATTCCATCATCATAGTCATAAAATTACTTCTCTCAAAGCATGCATTCAATTCTGAAGATTCGTTCCATCCTTTAGAAATATTCTTACCATATGGTTCCATGGAATGATCAAACTCACAATCAACCGCCCTTATGTTTGCATAATTTTCAACATAGGATGCCATGATTCGATTCCATATAAGTGGCTCAACTCTTACTAAATGAGCCACATTATTGCCTTGAAGAAAATCCTTAGGGGAGATTTAGGCATGGATGAGATTAATCAAGTTTAAGAGAAGgaaatgcatcattataactttagagttcttcaagaaattcattttgccaaaaaccaaaATTCTATTTACAACTAATCACACCTCAAACTTCAAACCCAAAGCCCACAACTTCTCAAAACACACTAATCGAGCCTACCATCAAATCTCCAAACATGTTAATGTCTTAAATACAGAGAAGAAACTTTATCTCCATAGTGAAATCACAATCAACAATTGTCAAGTATAAACAGAAATATAAATATACTTATTAACACCTTAAAAAGCTTTTTGGATGGATGATAGACAAATTAACAAATTTATCAATTTCAATCCCTCTTCCTCTTTTGGCCAATGATTGCATTATTATTGTGTGCCTCTTCATCTCCTTTAGTTTGACCATGAAATTAGATTTTACTTCAACCATTAAATCTAATCCCTCGACATCTAAACTTGTGATTTGGCAATTCCAAAGAGAAGATAGGAGGAATAGGAATATAGAGTTTGAGGGATCATTTGTAGTGTGATTGGCTGCAGTTATAGGCAATGGTTGGTGGTAATTTGAGAGTGAGTTATAAGAGGAAGATGGATGAAACAGAGTGACAGTAAGTGAAAGAGAATCGTCGTTGACTGTAACTTGTAAACAGGATAACCGAAAAagtcaaatttctttttcttttttttttaaatttcatcttATTATACCATGAATTATTTATTAAGTGAAGGTCCTTATAGTCATTTTAATGTGATAAGGGAAGtcagtgtaatttgtaaaaccTGAGGGGAGTCGAGTGAAATTGTcataaacctcaggggaggtttgtgaaattatgcctaaaattctagaaaatttgCAATATGATATTTTCAACTCCTTTGACTTTTATAAAGCTGGAAAAGACAAAATCAGAATTTACAATATACTTGCTTTTCTGGAttctgattttgattttttaaaaacagtttttttcttttcaaaaaatctGCGTTTGGATCCTCTGTTTTTGgaggtgtttttcaaaaatttcattgtagcaatttttgaaaaactactATTGTCATTTCGATTGTTGCTTTTGAAAAACAACAAGATGTCGTCACAAATCAACAGGTACACTTACATTTACGATTTTCAAGATTGTTGTTTTGGATtgaggtgtttttgaaaaacacaaacactttttttatttaatttgcaTATGCATATGATTATGTCTACGCCACAAATCAGCCAAGATGTCGTCAAATTTTAGATTGCAAATGCGGATATTAAACGCAGCATAGCTTATTTTGAGTTTTCCAAAAGCAATGGTTCATAGCTAATAACTATCACACTGATGATTACCCTGAACGGAGTTGGGAAATGAAGTTGCGAACATCTTGCTGGTACAATATCATTGACAAAGCGTTCCAACTGTCGGTATTGAACTGATAAAATGGGGTTAAAACATTTTCCAAGTAGTCCAAATATAAGTGCATATTCATGGAAGCAACCGTAGCAACACAATTGTTTCCCTAATTCAAAACGCTTGCCAAAATAGAACGTCAAATCGAATTGAAAACTAATAAACTTGTGCCTTGTTCGACAAATTGGATCTTATGGTAGTAGCTAGTTATGCGCATTGAGATACATGTGAGCCGCAATTGCCCGCCGGTCTTCGTTCCAGTTAATTATGCCCTGCTGTGACATATTAATAAATTGGCCCTGATACACTTGATGCCCTGCTATCTGTGCATCTGCAAAGGCTCCTTGGAGTGCTTCTTTGTTG
The genomic region above belongs to Coffea arabica cultivar ET-39 chromosome 7c, Coffea Arabica ET-39 HiFi, whole genome shotgun sequence and contains:
- the LOC113700109 gene encoding WAT1-related protein At5g40240-like produces the protein MFQRRKENKMANWKERCCYGEVFPFTAMVTVECVSVGLSTIFKAATLKGLNYRVFMLYSNGLSALILLPLCFFFHRKSRLPPLTFGLLARFFFLGILGFLGQFLGSKGIEYSTPTLASAMSNLTPACTFILAVLLRMEKLKVKSLSSQVKVMGSVITIAGALVVVLYKGPVQMRSPTSSASVFAQQPALVNVTTAAEQSDWIKGGALLAADYVIASVWYIYQTKAIVDYPAELVVVFFYNLSCAILAIPVCLIGIPNSSAWNILKPDVRLYSVVYAGVMGSGFGLLVHTRCLHVKGPVYVALFRPLSIAIAAVMGFIFLGDNFYIGSLIGSLIISLGFYMLIWAKAQEVNGERSPEGKFVASSSANAPLLEQYDDSRNEEREPLTA